The following are from one region of the Aspergillus luchuensis IFO 4308 DNA, chromosome 4, nearly complete sequence genome:
- the RPL7 gene encoding 60S ribosomal protein uL30 (BUSCO:EOG09264P3R;~COG:J;~EggNog:ENOG410PGRR;~InterPro:IPR012988,IPR023106,IPR036919,IPR018038, IPR039699,IPR016082,IPR035808,IPR005998;~PFAM:PF08079,PF00327;~go_component: GO:0022625 - cytosolic large ribosomal subunit [Evidence IEA];~go_function: GO:0003735 - structural constituent of ribosome [Evidence IEA];~go_process: GO:0000463 - maturation of LSU-rRNA from tricistronic rRNA transcript (SSU-rRNA, 5.8S rRNA, LSU-rRNA) [Evidence IEA]): MASTATTVPTKEQVLVPETLLKKRKSQEQARAVAREEAEKKKAANKEKRAVIFKRAESYVKEYRDAEREKIRLARVARKEGNFYVADEPKLVFVIRIKGINKIPPQPRKILQLLRLLQINNGTFVRLTKATQEMLTIINPYIAYGYPNLKSVRELVYKRGYGKVDKQRVPLTDNQIIEENLGKYGIVCMEDLIHEIYTVGPNFKQANNFLWPFKLSNPTGGFHTRKFKHFIEGGDYGNREENINGLIRQMN, translated from the exons ATGGCCTCCACTGCTAC CACTGTCCCCACCAAGGAGCAGGTTCTCGTCCCCGAGACCCTCctgaagaagcgcaagagccAGGAGCAGGCTCGCGCTGTCGCCCgtgaggaggccgagaagaagaaggcc GCCAACAAGGAGAAGCGCGCCGTCATCTTCAAGCGTGCCGAGTCCTACGTCAAGGAGTACCGCGATGCTGAGCGCGAGAAGATCCGCCTTGCCCGCGTTGCTCGCAAGGAGGGTAACTTCTACGTTGCTGACGAGCCCAAGCTTGTCTTCGTTATCCGTATCAAGGG TATCAACAAGATCCCTCCCCAGCCCCGCAAGatcctccagctgctccgTCTGCTCCAGATCAACAACGGTACCTTCGTCCGTCTTACCAAGGCTACCCAGGAGATGTtgaccatcatcaacccctACATTGCCTACGGTTACCCCAACCTCAAGTCCGTCCGTGAGCTCGTCTACAAGCGCGGTTACGGAAAGGTCGACAAGCAGCGTGTTCCCCTCACTGACAACCAGATCATTGAGGAGAACCTCGGCAAGTACGGCATTGTCTGCATGGAGGATCTGATCCACGAGATCTACACCGTTGGCCCCAACTTCAAGCAGGCCAACAACTTCCTGTGGCCCTTCAAGCTCTCCAACCCCACTGGTGGCTTCCACACCCGCAAGTTCAAGCACTTCATCGAGGGTGGTGACTACGGTAACCGTGAGGAGAACATCAACGGCCTCATCCGCCAGATGAACtag
- a CDS encoding ESCRT-II subunit protein SNF8 (BUSCO:EOG0926477X;~COG:K;~EggNog:ENOG410PHTS;~InterPro:IPR016689,IPR040608,IPR036390,IPR036388;~PFAM:PF04157;~go_component: GO:0000814 - ESCRT II complex [Evidence IEA];~go_process: GO:0071985 - multivesicular body sorting pathway [Evidence IEA]), whose translation MATRRGVGLGAFANRTQASQSFANHGANLRSSHLSSLQTQLSVFQSLLHTFALEHSSTIKSNPTFRAEFARMCNAIGVDPLAASNVKGKNARKGLGEIGSFWTQIMGGDMNDFYFEVAVRVVELCRATRSENGGLIGVEECRKRVGKGKAIGSGLEVTDDDVLRAVKSLEPLGSGFSIVHVGSKQYIRSIPKELNTDQATVLEAIQVLGYVSISMLQANLNWEKARAQTVIDDLLADGLVWLDAQAEENEYWSPQNLLDDSG comes from the exons ATGGCTACTCGTCGAGGAGTTGGACTCGGCGCCTTCGCCAATCGCACTCAAGCCAGCCAGTCATTTGCGAATCATGGCGCCAATCTACGCTCCTCGCATCTCTCCTCTTTACAGACGCAACTGTCTGTATTCCAGTCATTACTCCACACCTTCGCGCTGGAACACAGCTCCACGATCAAGTCGAACCCGACGTTTAGAGCGGAGTTTGCCCGCATGTGCAATGCCATAGGAGTCGATCCCCTCGCAGCCAGCAATGTTAAAGGAAAGAATGCGCGAAAAGGGTTAGGGGAGATTGGCAGCTTCTGGACGCAGATTATGGGTGGGGATATGAATGACTTCTACTTTGAGGTCGCTGTCAGAGTGGTGGAACTTTGTCGCGCTACGCGAAGCGAAAACGGCGGGTTAATAGGTGTTGAGGAGTGTCGGAAACGAGTAGGCAAGGGGAAGGCTATTGGTAGTGGACTGGAGGTTACAGA CGACGATGTTCTCCGAGCTGTCAAGAGTCTGGAACCCCTAGGCTCTGGATTCTCGATTGTACATGTCGGCAGCAAGCAATATATTCGATCGATTCCGAAGGAGCTAAACACTGATCAGGCTACAGTCCTCGAAGCTATTCAGGTTCTTGGCTACGTAAGCATCTCTATGCTTCAAGCGAATCTGAACTGGGAGAAGGCTCGAGCGCAGACTGTCATTGATGATCTACTGGCGGATGGCCTTGTCTGGCTGGATGCTCAAGCGGAGGAAAATGAGTATTGGTCACCTCAAAACCTGCTAGATGACAGTGGGTGA
- the mfp gene encoding putative peroxisomal multifunctional beta-oxidation protein (MFP) (COG:Q;~EggNog:ENOG410PHNB;~InterPro:IPR029069,IPR002539,IPR036291,IPR002347, IPR020904;~PFAM:PF00106,PF13561,PF01575,PF08659;~go_function: GO:0016491 - oxidoreductase activity [Evidence IEA];~go_process: GO:0055114 - oxidation-reduction process [Evidence IEA]) produces the protein MSELRFDNQTVVVTGAGGGLGKAYALFFASRGANVVVNDLGGSHSGEGKSAKAADVVVDEIRAAGGKAVANYDSVENGEAIIETAIKNFGRIDVLLNNAGILRDISFKNMKDQDWDLIYRVHTYGAYKCARAAWPHFRKQKYGRIINTASSAGLFGSFGQANYSAAKLGQVGFTETLAKEGAKYNIIANVIAPIAASRMTATVMPPEVLENLKPDWVVPLVAALVHSSNTTETGGIYEVGGGHVAKLRWERAKGALLKTDASLTPGAIARKWNDVNDFSKPDYPTGPADFMGLLEDGLKLPSAQAGEEPNFKGKVALVTGGGNGLGRAYCLLFAKYGAAVVVNDLVDPEPVVQEIKKMGGQAVGNKASCEDGENVVKTAIDTFGRIDILINNAGILRDKAFTNMNDDLWNPVLNVHLRGTYKVTKAAWPYMLKQKYGRIVNTASTSGIYGNFGQANYAAAKLGILGFSRTLALEGAKYNIKVNTIAPNAGTNMTRTIMPEEMVQAFKPDYVAPLVALLCSDIVPEPSTKGLYECGSGWFGRTRWQRTGGHGFPVDVKLTPEEVLKHWQKITNFDDGRADHPEDGQAGSEKIMANMSNRSGGDSEGGNNILQAIEKAKQATTDGTSFDYEDRDVILYNLSVGAKRTDLPLVYENNEHFQALPTYGVIPWFNTANPWNMDDIVANFSPMMLLHGEQYMEVRKFPIPTAAKTLTYPKLIDVVDKGNAALVVSGYTTKDAKTGEDLFYNESTVFIRGSGGFGGSPKPTAPRPKAAVAPYKAPQRKPDAVVEEKTSEDQAALYRLNGDRNPLHIDPEFSKVGGFKTPILHGLCSLGVSGKHVFSTYGAFKNLKVRFSGVVLPGQTLRTEMWKEGNVVIFQTTVVDTGKPAITGAGAELLEGAKAKL, from the exons ATGTCTGAGCTGCGCTTCGACAACCAAACCGTGGTTGTcaccggtgctggtggtggcctGGGTAAGGCATATGCCCTCTTCTTTGCTTCAAGAGGTGCAAACGTCGTTGTCAACGATCTGGGTGGCTCTCATTCTGGTGAGGGCAAGTCGGCCAAG GCTGCCGATGTGGTTGTCGATGAAATCAGAGCTGCTGGCGGCAAGGCAGTAGCAAACTACGACAGTGTCGAGAACGGCGAAGCCATCATTGAAACCGCCATCAAGAACTTTGGCCGCATCGATGTCCTTCTCAACAACGCCGGTATCCTCCGGGATATCAGTTTCAAGAACATGAAAGATCAGGACTGGGACCTTATCTACAGAGTGCACACATATGGCGCATACAAG TGCGCAAGAGCCGCATGGCCTCACTTCCGGAAACAAAAGTATGgccgcatcatcaacactGCTTCTTCGGCTGGTCTGTTCGGTAGCTTCGGCCAGGCAAACTACTCCG CTGCCAAACTCGGACAGGTCGGCTTCACTGAGACGCTGGCGAAGGAAGGTGCAAAGTACAACATCATTGCGAACGTCATCGCGCCAATTG CTGCTAGCCGTATGACGGCCACCGTCATGCCCCCCGAGGTCCTGGAGAACCTCAAGCCCGACTGGGTTGTCCCATTGGTGGCTGCTTTGGTCCACTCATCCAACACTACTGAGACTGGTGGAATCTACGAAGTCGGTGGTGGACACGTCGCTAAGCTGCGCTGGGAACGTGCCAAGGGTGCTCTTTTGAAGACCGATGCTTCTTTGACGCCCGGTGCTATTGCTCGGAAGTGGAACGATGTCAAcgacttctccaagccgGACTACCCCACCGGACCTGCTGACTTTATGGGTCTCTTGGAGGATGGCTTGAAGTTGCCCAGCGCCCAAGCGGGTGAGGAGCCCAACTTCAAGGGCAAGGTTGCTCTGGTCACTGGTGGTGGCAACGG TCTTGGTCGTGCCTACTGTCTGCTCTTTGCCAAATATGGCGCTGCCGTCGTTGTGAACGATCTCGTCGACCCCGAGCCCGTTGTccaggagatcaagaagatgggCGGCCAGGCTGTTGGCAACAAGGCATCTTGCGAAGATGGCGAGAATGTCGTCAAGACCGCCATCGATACCTTTGGCCGGATTGATATCCTGATCAACAACGCTGGTATCTTGCGTGACAAGGCTTTCACCAACATGAACGACGACCTGTGGAACCCTGTCCTCAATGTCCACCTGCGCGGCACCTACAAGGTGACCAAGGCTGCCTGGCCCTACATGCTTAAGCAGAAGTATGGTCGCATTGTCAACACCGCCAGCACCAGCGGTATCTACGGAAACTTTGGACAGGCCAACTATGCCGCCGCG AAACTCGGAATCCTTGGTTTCTCCCGCACTCTTGCTCTTGAGGGTGCTAAATACAACATCAAGGTCAACACCATTGCCCCCAATGCTGGTACCAACATGACCCGTACCATCATGCCCGAGGAGATGGTTCAGGCGTTCAAGCCTGACTACGTTGCTCCCCTGGTGGCTCTTCTGTGCTCGGACATTGTGCCTGAGCCCAGCACCAAGGGTCTGTACGAGTGTGGCAGCGGCTGGTTCGGCCGCACTCGCTGGCAGCGTACCGGCGGTCACGGATTCCCCGTCGACGTTAAGCTTACCCCTGAGGAAGTGCTCAAGCACTGGCAGAAGATCACCAACTTCGACGATGGCCGTGCGGACCACCCTGAGGATGGCCAGGCCGGTTCCGAGAAGATCATGGCCAACATGAGCAACCGCAGTGGCGGTGACTCGGAGGGTGGCAACAACATCCTGCAGGCcatcgagaaggccaagcaggCCACCACTGACGGAACCTCCTTCGACTACGAGGACCGGGATGTCATCCTCTACAACCTCAGTGTCGGCGCTAAGCGCACCGATCTTCCCTTGGTATACGAGAACAACGAGCACTTCCAGGCTCTGCCCACATACGGTGTGATCCCTTGGTTCAACACCGCCAACCCCTGGAACATGGATGATATTGTCGCCAACTTCTCCCCCATGATGTTGCTGCATGGCGAGCAGTACATGGAGGTCCGCAAGTTCCCCATTCCCACCGCCGCCAAGACCTTGACCTACCCCAAGCTCATCGATGTCGTGGACAAGGGCAACGCCGCCCTCGTCGTCTCCGGTTACACCACCAAGGACGCGAAGACCGGCGAGGATCTCTTCTACAACGAGTCGACCGTCTTCATCCGGGGCAGTGGCGGCTTCGGCGGATCGCCCAAGCCCACTGCCCCCCGCCCCAAGGCCGCCGTGGCGCCCTACAAGGCTCCTCAGCGCAAGCCCGATGCGGTTGTCGAGGAGAAGACCTCGGAAGACCAGGCCGCTCTCTACCGCCTCAACGGTGACCGCAACCCTCTGCACATCGACCCCGAGTTCAGCAAGGTCGGTGGCTTCAAGACCCCTATCCTGCACGGTCTCTGCTCGCTGGGTGTCTCTGGCAAGCATGTGTTCAGCACATACGGTGCCTTCAAGAACCTTAAGGTCCGCTTCTCTGGTGTGGTGCTGCCCGGTCAGACCCTCCGCACGGAGATGTGGAAGGAGGGCAATGTGGTCATCTTCCAGACCACGGTGGTAGACACCGGCAAGCCTGCCATCACGGGGGCTGGAGCCGAGCTGTTGGAGGGTGCCAAGGCCAAGTTGTAA
- a CDS encoding TDA10 family protein (BUSCO:EOG09261ONU;~COG:G;~EggNog:ENOG410PFM4;~InterPro:IPR027417), giving the protein MPIEMMPANPSGNTFVLRRITRSDHLRSLVYLSSISYHCSHQNILPTHKTNLLLLSHSPIKAPNKIQFPTMPEIIDDKSQHCIPFLLERLQAHQARHPTNTPPFFLGLNGVQGAGKTVLVSTLQSTLRSPPYSLNVVTLSLDDLYLTHSQQEHLAASHPSNPLLQHRGQPGTHDLTLAKEVFSALRAGQRTAVPAYDKSAFSGQGDRVPPSQWEVVNKEGEEKVKVVVFEGWCVGFRAWDEEVLRGKWADAVRLKEAAAAGQGEYKGRLGHVEFEDVKTVNEALRGYDVITDQLDALIHIDAQDLHFVYDWRQEQERTLRAAKGTGMTEEQVTKFVDGYYPSYELFTETLREGTFKPVPHATTASAPPTGWEGRQLRLVVDKNRRVQVVINI; this is encoded by the exons ATGCCCATAGAGATGATGCCGGCCAATCCTTCAGGCAATACATTTGTCCTCCGCAGAATCACCCGCTCGGATCACCTCCGAAGCTTAGTCTACCTTAGCAGTATATCATATCACTGTAGCCACCAGAATATACTACCTACACATAAAACAaatctattactactatctcaTTCTCCCATAAAAGCACCAAATAAGATACAATTTCCCACAATGCCCGAAATAATCGACGATAAATCCCAACACTgcatccccttcctcctggaACGACTCCAAGCCCACCAAGCCCGCcatcccaccaacaccccgcCTTTCTTCCTCGGTCTAAATGGCGTGCAGGGGGCCGGTAAAACAGTCCTG GTCTCAACCCTCCAATCCACCCTCCGCTCCCCACCCTACTCCCTCAACGTGGTAACCCTCTCCCTCGACGACCTATACCTCACACACTCGCAACAAGAGCACCTCGCCGCCTCGCACCCCTCAAACCCGCTCCTCCAGCATCGCGGACAGCCCGGCACCCATGACCTGACTCTAGCGAAGGAAGTGTTCTCGGCGTTGCGCGCGGGCCAGCGCACCGCGGTCCCGGCGTACGATAAATCGGCGTTTTCCGGACAGGGCGATCGCGTGCCTCCGTCGCAGTGGGAGGTGGTGAATaaggagggtgaagagaaggTGAAAGTGGTGGTTTTTGAGGGGTGGTGTGTCGGGTTTCGCGcgtgggatgaggaggtgctTAGGGGGAAGTGGGCGGATGCGGTTCGATTGAAGGAAGCCGCCGCTGCTGGCCAGGGTGAGTATAAGGGGAGATTGGGACATGTGGAGTTTGAGGATGTTAAGACGGTTAATGAGGCGTTGAGGGGGTATGATGTGATTACTGA TCAATTGGATGCGTTGATTCATAT CGATGCGCAAGACCTCCATTTCGTCTATGACTGGCGACAGGAGCAAGAGAGGACCCTTCGCGCTGCAAAGGGGACTGGTATGACGGAGGAACAAGTCACCAAGTTTGTTGATGGCT ACTATCCCTCCTATGAACTCTTCACTGAAACTCTCCGGGAGGGTACATTCAAGCCTGTGCCTCATGCTACTACGGCATCTGCTCCGCCAACAGGCTGGGAGGGGAGACAGCTTCGATTGGTTGTGGATAAGAATAGGAGAGTGCAGGTGGTTATCAACATCTAG
- the nip1 gene encoding translation initiation factor eIF3 core subunit c (BUSCO:EOG092616QN;~COG:J;~EggNog:ENOG410PGWD;~InterPro:IPR036388,IPR036390,IPR027516,IPR008905, IPR000717;~PFAM:PF01399;~go_component: GO:0005852 - eukaryotic translation initiation factor 3 complex [Evidence IEA];~go_function: GO:0003723 - RNA binding [Evidence IEA];~go_function: GO:0003743 - translation initiation factor activity [Evidence IEA];~go_function: GO:0031369 - translation initiation factor binding [Evidence IEA];~go_process: GO:0006413 - translational initiation [Evidence IEA]): MSRFFYGGGSDSESSSSDEEELYSDREEEEQSEEESSEEESEEEESSSDDEDAGKTGANRFMKNVSESEESEDEERVTIVKSAKDKRLEELENTVKLIENAEKISDWAVISTEFDKLNRQIVKIVQSGPTPKIYVKTVADLEDFVNETISKQKSSNKKMNASNAKGFNAVKQRIKKNNKDYAAQIDKYRQNKDGFMEAKEEVARPVAAAPRLTKIERIEAPVLSTAGDDDGFATVGRGGKTLQYTPESILKHLRVIVESRGKKNTDRLEQIRTMEKLLEVAQTPYQRIRIYLTMISTRFDLTSSSTSNYMAVDQWKFAEQEFATLLSVLENNRTYVVTEGAEEWEDDEKQPTPAPGEVLHIPGSIVSYVERLDDELTRSLQHIDPHTAEYIDRLGDEKQLYANLVRTQAYVEGLTQSEKTDPRQDSLNRVVMRRLEHIYFKPSQVVTILEEGTWKVLPSELDTNITPRGNTGDVTNLVQTLCSYLFKHSDGIIRARAMLCQIYFLALHDQYYRSRDLMLMSHLTENIANFDVSTQILFNRTLVQIGLCAFRAGLIYEAQNTLSEVCGSGRQKELLAQGIILQRYSTVSPELERLERQRQLPFHMHINLELLECIYLTSSMFLEVPLMAQTSSSPEMKRRVISKTFRRMLDYNERQVFTGPAENTRDGVIMSAKFLAAGDWKKAAEMLNSIKIWDLMPQPDKVKEMLSQQIQEEGLRTYLFTYAPFYDSLSISTLSTMFELPEKKIAAIISRMISHEELAAALDQVNDAIVFRKGVELSRLQSQIVTLADKSMNLLESNEKTLEQRTQGMANAFQRDQGAGARGGRGPRGGGQARGGPRFPGGQQGRRPGGQQFGGGALGGAIKA; this comes from the exons ATGTCGCGTTTCTTCTACGGTGGCGGTAGCGACAGCGAGTCCAGCTCCtctgacgaggaggagctctACAGTGAtcgcgaggaggaggagcagtcCGAGGAGGAGTCCAGCGAGGAAGAgtctgaggaggaggagtccTCgtccgatgacgaggatgccggCAAGACCGGTGCGAACCGTTTCATGAAGAATGTCTCCGAAAGCGAAGAGagcgaagatgaggaacGAGTAACTATCGTCAAGAGTGCCAAGGACAAGCGGTTGGAGGAACTCGAAAACACCGTCAAGTTGATCGAAAATGCCGAGAAGATCAGCGATTGGGCGGTCATCTCGACAG AGTTCGACAAGCTGAACCGTCAAATCGTCAAGATTGTCCAGTCTGGCCCCACCCCCAAGATCTACGTCAAGACTGTTGCGGACCTGGAGGATTTCGTCAACGAGACCATCTCGAAGCAGAAGTcgagcaacaagaagatgaacGCCAGCAACGCCAAGGGATTCAACGCCGTTAAGCAGCGtatcaagaagaacaacaaggaCTACGCCGCTCAGATCGACAAGTACAGGCAGAACAAGGATGGCTTCATGGAAGCCAAGGAGGAAGTGGCCCGTcccgtcgccgccgccccTCGCCTGACCAAGATCGAGCGTATCGAAGCCCCTGTTCTTTCCACCGccggtgatgacgatggttTCGCAACCGTCGGCCGTGGCGGCAAGACCCTCCAGTACACCCCCGAGAGCATCCTGAAGCACCTCCGTGTTATCGTCGAATCCCGCGGAAAGAAGAACACCGACCGTCTGGAGCAGATCCGCACGATGGAGAAGCTGTTGGAGGTTGCTCAGACCCCTTACCAGCGTATCCGCATCTACTTGACCATGATCTCCACCCGCTTCGAtctcacctcttcctccaccagcaaCTACATGGCCGTCGATCAGTGGAAGTTCGCCGAGCAGGAGTTCGCTACCCTGCTGTCCGTTCTCGAGAACAACCGCACCTATGTCGTGACCGAGGGTGCtgaggagtgggaggatgatgagaagcagCCCACCCCCGCCCCCGGCGAGGTCCTTCACATCCCCGGCAGCATCGTCTCGTATGTCGAGAGACTGGATGATGAGCTCACCCGTTCCCTGCAGCACATCGACCCCCACACTGCCGAGTACATCGACCGTCTGGGTGACGAGAAGCAGCTGTACGCCAACCTTGTCCGCACCCAGGCCTACGTCGAGGGTCTTACTCAGTCCGAGAAGACCGATCCCCGCCAGGACAGCCTTAACCGCGTGGTCATGAGGAGACTGGAGCACATCTACTTCAAGCCTTCTCAGGTCGTCACGATCCTGGAGGAGGGTACCTGGAAGGTCCTTCCCTCCGAGCTGGACACCAACATCACTCCTCGTGGCAACACCGGCGATGTGACCAACCTTGTGCAGACCCTTTGCAGCTACCTGTTCAAGCACAGCGACGGTATCATCCGTGCTCGTGCCATGCTGTGCCAGATCTACTTCCTTGCTCTGCACGACCAGTACTACCGCTCTCGTGACCTGATGCTCATGTCCCACCTTACCGAGAACATTGCCAACTTCGACGTTTCCACCCAAATCCTCTTCAACCGCACCCTTGTTCAGATCGGTCTGTGTGCCTTCCGTGCTGGCCTGATCTACGAGGCCCAGAACACCCTCTCCGAGGTCTGCGGCAGTGGACGTCAGAAAGAGCTGTTGGCTCAGggcatcatcctccagcGTTACTCCACCGTCTCGCCTGAACTGGAGCGTCTGGAGCGTCAGCGTCAGCTGCCCTTCCACATGCACATCAACCTCGAGCTCCTCGAGTGCATCTACCTCACGTCGAGCATGTTCCTGGAGGTTCCTCTGATGGCtcagacttcttcttcccccgagATGAAGCGTCGTGTCATCTCCAAGACCTTCCGTCGTATGCTGGACTACAACGAGCGCCAGGTCTTCACTGGTCCTGCTGAGAACACCCGTGACGGTGTCATCATGAGTGCCAAGTTCCTTGCCGCGGGTGACTGGAAGAAGGCCGCTGAGATGCTCAACTCGATCAAGATCTGGGATCTGATGCCCCAGCCCGACAAGGTCAAAGAGATGCTGTCCCAGCAGATCCAGGAGGAGGGTCTCCGCACCTACCTCTTCACCTACGCCCCCTTCTACGACagcctctccatctccaccctgTCTACCATGTTCGAGCTccccgagaagaagatcgccgCTATCATCAGCCGTATGATCTCTCACGAGGAACTGGCCGCTGCTCTCGACCAGGTCAACGACGCCATTGTCTTCCGCAAGGGTGTTGAGCTGTCCCGTCTCCAGTCCCAGATCGTTACCCTCGCCGACAAGTCGATGAACCTTCTGGAGTCCAACGAGAAGACTCTCGAGCAGCGTACGCAAGGCATGGCCAACGCCTTCCAGCGCGATCAGGGCGCCGGCGCccgtggtggccgtggtcCTCGAGGTGGTGGCCAAGCCCGTGGTGGTCCCAGATTCCCTGGTGGCCAACAAGGTCGTCGGCCTGGTGGACAGCAgtttggcggtggtgcatTGGGCGGAGCGATCAAGGCATAA